The following are encoded together in the Dyella terrae genome:
- a CDS encoding phosphatase PAP2 family protein — MERWGRWIGILFQIELLLLLLAGGFAAWQLDDRMLHATVVVGAAAWLVAATTLRGNDTSLMRQWRGTLQFAACWLIFPLFKAIRAVYITHPADAALLALDRRLWGGASLPEHILGWEHAWLSEILSTGYFLFYFVVLLPVIGFSMRRRSNEAKAFFIGLTLMYLLGFVGYVLVPAGGPYLAFPQTFPYPPQGGPITAFLVSVVKNGITGMDVFPSLHAGIGTYVLGFFALGGYRRIAVVLAPVVTALVIATVYLRYHYGIDVLCGLTLAAVVLTFVQRYRKECSV, encoded by the coding sequence ATGGAACGTTGGGGCCGATGGATCGGCATACTGTTTCAAATCGAGTTACTGCTGCTTCTGCTCGCGGGCGGATTCGCCGCGTGGCAGCTCGACGACCGCATGTTGCACGCCACGGTCGTGGTGGGTGCCGCCGCATGGCTGGTGGCGGCGACGACTCTGCGAGGAAACGACACCTCGCTCATGCGCCAGTGGCGCGGCACGCTCCAGTTCGCCGCATGCTGGTTGATCTTCCCGTTGTTCAAAGCCATCCGCGCGGTCTACATCACACATCCGGCGGACGCCGCACTACTCGCACTGGATCGTCGGCTATGGGGCGGCGCCAGCTTGCCCGAACACATCCTGGGCTGGGAGCACGCATGGCTCTCGGAAATCCTCAGCACGGGTTATTTCCTGTTCTACTTCGTAGTGCTTTTACCGGTTATCGGTTTCAGCATGCGTCGCCGCAGCAATGAAGCGAAGGCGTTCTTCATCGGGCTCACGCTGATGTACCTGCTGGGCTTCGTGGGTTATGTGCTTGTGCCGGCAGGTGGGCCGTACCTGGCTTTCCCGCAGACATTTCCGTATCCACCGCAGGGCGGTCCTATCACAGCGTTCCTGGTGTCCGTCGTAAAGAACGGTATCACCGGCATGGATGTATTTCCCAGCCTGCATGCCGGCATCGGCACCTATGTTCTTGGCTTCTTCGCATTGGGCGGCTACCGACGCATCGCGGTAGTGCTGGCCCCAGTGGTGACGGCGTTGGTCATTGCCACGGTTTATCTGCGCTATCACTACGGCATCGACGTGTTGTGC